The stretch of DNA CAAGTTGACCTGTCCCGATAAGGAAAAGATACGCCTGATCGCGCTCAAGGTATTGCCTCTATATGAAGGGGAGTTGCATCTCACCGGCATCGGTAATCTCCGGGAGGTTATTGAGGGAGGCAAGGATGAGTATATGCAGGCCGTGAGAAAAATCGCCTCGCAGAGTGGAATCGCCATTGATATACGGCTGGAGTATGGTGAACCCGCGGAAAAAATTGTCGCCGTTGCCCTTGAAGAGGATT from Desulfobacterales bacterium encodes:
- a CDS encoding universal stress protein, giving the protein MMRKKAELSPARRDSSETYTPVGKNILVVINNSPDLVTEAIKLTCPDKEKIRLIALKVLPLYEGELHLTGIGNLREVIEGGKDEYMQAVRKIASQSGIAIDIRLEYGEPAEKIVAVALEEDCALIVLEGHKNRVTRLLSGNVVKKIRAGVSCPVFEL